The following coding sequences lie in one Acidobacteriota bacterium genomic window:
- a CDS encoding GDSL family lipase: protein MKRRERSGKFNRCCSLVMFFLAGAAGAGFAQAPPAGVPPAPVPAAVAIARPSAAEVRTAERALARFLETADPEIRELDRKYPGLVSVRVPPPNSATVPYLAPFFQQKHQANLEVARKGESDVLFMGDSITDFWRNADGMFAGKPVQDKYFGDLKVANFGIAGDTTQGVLYRLQNGEGRGFKPRAVMLMIGTNNTGRNSAAEIAEGVGAVVLELQKDFPEAKILLLAIFPRGAADDPVRGTIAEINAVISRLHDGERVHYLDIGQKFLDAEGNIPKDVMSDALHPTGKGYEIWAEAVNETLRKLMK, encoded by the coding sequence GTGAAACGTAGGGAAAGATCGGGAAAATTCAATCGGTGTTGTAGTCTGGTGATGTTCTTTCTGGCCGGCGCGGCCGGCGCCGGCTTCGCCCAGGCGCCGCCCGCGGGGGTGCCGCCCGCGCCGGTGCCCGCGGCCGTGGCCATCGCGCGCCCCTCGGCGGCCGAGGTCCGGACGGCCGAGCGCGCCCTGGCCCGGTTTCTCGAGACCGCCGACCCCGAGATCAGGGAACTCGACCGGAAGTACCCGGGGCTCGTCTCGGTGCGCGTCCCCCCTCCCAACTCCGCCACGGTCCCCTACCTGGCCCCCTTTTTCCAGCAGAAGCACCAGGCCAACCTCGAGGTGGCCCGCAAGGGGGAGAGCGACGTCCTCTTCATGGGGGACTCCATCACCGACTTCTGGCGCAACGCGGACGGGATGTTCGCGGGCAAGCCGGTGCAGGATAAATATTTCGGCGACCTGAAGGTGGCCAATTTCGGCATCGCGGGGGACACCACGCAGGGGGTGCTCTACCGCCTGCAGAACGGCGAGGGACGGGGCTTCAAGCCCCGGGCGGTGATGCTGATGATCGGCACCAACAACACCGGCCGCAACAGCGCGGCCGAGATCGCCGAGGGGGTGGGCGCCGTGGTCCTCGAGCTGCAGAAGGACTTCCCGGAGGCCAAAATCCTGCTCCTCGCCATCTTTCCCCGCGGCGCGGCCGACGACCCCGTGCGCGGGACGATCGCCGAAATCAACGCCGTCATCTCCCGGCTCCACGACGGGGAGCGGGTGCACTACCTCGACATCGGGCAGAAGTTCCTGGACGCGGAAGGGAACATCCCCAAGGACGTGATGAGCGACGCCCTGCACCCGACGGGGAAGGGGTACGAGATCTGGGCCGAAGCGGTCAACGAGACGCTCCGGAAG
- a CDS encoding DUF2752 domain-containing protein, translating into MGQKRELALALLGAYGVITLLLGTLALVPVVVPHERILPLVPECTTRERGEPPCPLCGMTTAYLDISRGDWAAAARNNRGAVPLYLFSIINLVLFPPLAWSVRGRMEAYAP; encoded by the coding sequence ATGGGACAGAAAAGGGAACTCGCGCTCGCTCTCCTCGGGGCCTACGGGGTGATCACGCTGCTGCTGGGAACCCTGGCGCTCGTGCCCGTCGTGGTGCCGCATGAGCGGATTCTCCCCCTCGTCCCCGAATGCACGACGCGGGAGCGCGGGGAGCCCCCGTGCCCCCTGTGCGGCATGACGACGGCCTACCTCGACATCTCGCGCGGGGATTGGGCTGCGGCCGCCCGGAACAACCGGGGAGCGGTCCCGCTCTACCTCTTTTCCATCATCAACCTGGTCCTGTTCCCGCCCCTGGCATGGTCGGTCAGGGGCCGCATGGAGGCATACGCACCATGA